In Candidatus Cloacimonadota bacterium, the genomic window GCAATGCAGGCAACCCACGAATAATCTCTATACGCAATTCCTTGAAAAGTCTCATCATTGAATATTACAGATGTATCAGGGATAAAATTCAATTTATATTCTTTTGGAAATTCTTGAATGTTATTCTTTATATAACTTTCAATATCAAAATTTAAATCCTTCCGAATTTTAAAAGACAGTTTACGAAGCAGATTTCCAACAATATAAATCGTTCTTGAAGCAACAGTTGGTCCGCTATTTGGAGTCTTACTTGTATTTGGAATTTGCACAATAATTTTTTCAAATGGATATTTAAGAGCCTTATTAATCAATTGAGCAAGTGTCGTATGTGCACCCTGACCCATATCAACATTTGATACAAAAACTTTTATTATACCTGATTTTTCAATTACTATTTTTACTTCTGAGTTGAGAACTCTCTCTCCATTTCCAGTATAACCGCTACCATGATATCCAATAGAAAGCCCAATCCCTTTTTTATCTTTGTGGGTCTTATTGAATTCTGCGAATTCATTATTCTTTTTATGATAGTTGGATTTTTCAATTACTCTTTCAAAACAATCTAAAAGATGATTTTCTGTAATCTTCTGGCTGCTGGGAAATTCATCACCGATTTTGAAAATATTCCTTTTTCGGAAAATGTATGGGGCAAGATGCAAACTTTCAGCAATCCTATCAATATGAGATTCAATAGCAAAGAATGCTTGCGGAGCACCGAATCCACGAAAGGCTCCATTTGATGGAGTATTACTTCTTAGTAATCTGCCTTTTATAAAAACATCATTACAGGAATATCCTCCCCCTGCATGAAGGACTCCACGAGAAAGCACGACTGGAGAAAGGGTTTGAAATGCGCCAGTGTCCAATCTATAATCAATATTCACCTTTTTGATTTTTTGAGTTTTTGGGTCCGTATAAGTATCAATTTCAACTCTTGAAGGATGGCGTTTGGTTGTAATTTGAATATCATCACTTCTATCCAGAACAATTTTGACAGGTTTTTTACTTTTATATGACAGCAAAGAAGCGATTCCTGCAACTATATTTGGAAAATCTTCTTTACCACCAAATGCTCCGCCAATTCCTTCTGAAGTTTCAACAATTGCTTCTTTTATTGCATCTCCCATAATAGATTCTACAGCATCTTTTACAAAGAATGGACATTGCATTGTGCCTTTAACAAACATTGTTTTGTCAGTAGAATTATAGACCGCTATCATTCCCTGAGGCTCAAGATAGGCTTGCTCTTGAAGAGGGGTATAATAAACAGAATGATTATGAATCCA contains:
- a CDS encoding xanthine dehydrogenase family protein molybdopterin-binding subunit, yielding MLPANWWVGLGLSQIEIKKSDFHMKDVRKVDARKKLEGEAKFLDDYSYDGMIYGQFLYSSIYHGIIKKINFPKDYSISDFTIVTVKDIPGKNIVPEPEYDQPFMAKKEVVHFGQIIMGIAHPSKEILKEFINKIQIDFEELPALTDVKETLNDEANSFGKTIIIDHTKNVKPKKDWIHNHSVYYTPLQEQAYLEPQGMIAVYNSTDKTMFVKGTMQCPFFVKDAVESIMGDAIKEAIVETSEGIGGAFGGKEDFPNIVAGIASLLSYKSKKPVKIVLDRSDDIQITTKRHPSRVEIDTYTDPKTQKIKKVNIDYRLDTGAFQTLSPVVLSRGVLHAGGGYSCNDVFIKGRLLRSNTPSNGAFRGFGAPQAFFAIESHIDRIAESLHLAPYIFRKRNIFKIGDEFPSSQKITENHLLDCFERVIEKSNYHKKNNEFAEFNKTHKDKKGIGLSIGYHGSGYTGNGERVLNSEVKIVIEKSGIIKVFVSNVDMGQGAHTTLAQLINKALKYPFEKIIVQIPNTSKTPNSGPTVASRTIYIVGNLLRKLSFKIRKDLNFDIESYIKNNIQEFPKEYKLNFIPDTSVIFNDETFQGIAYRDYSWVACIAEIFYHSEIYKIEPKKIWAVFDVGYVVNQKIAEGQAEGGIVQGVGYGLTEFFYKKDYGRIQGFTDYALPTSCDVPDIDVEFIHTDSDFPKGLGEIPMNAPAPALRNAFYNATKIFVDEIPLTPERILKAIKN